In one Rutidosis leptorrhynchoides isolate AG116_Rl617_1_P2 chromosome 8, CSIRO_AGI_Rlap_v1, whole genome shotgun sequence genomic region, the following are encoded:
- the LOC139863919 gene encoding uncharacterized protein gives MSLYMAILLMALGGVLLHGNRGLTVEGANTVKVPQGNISRVEDAAYFHMYYGSTFKVIKNDLDGKSYLLIQNNSKMAAKTKYCTFRIKSFVIPLSNFSLDVTYFPVSFFELLGLMPALKGMTSESVASPCLLKLYNEGQIQMLNNSEPQQFSQFTSHFIGYNTNRRTQSCNYVTFVPIGEQSPLQRAEWIKYLGVFANLEGRANAIYDAVKRNYMCLVNSAATKKLKPIVAWMEFTDGAWSFTNEEYKLKYIVDAGGENLDESVNKITYNISSIEELEQLHAILCTVDVVIDATLTSDPIGYNSSFFMQNLNIEDQSCFSFLPNQGVWRHDKRVSTELAPDWYDGAVSQPQLVLADLIEVLFPSGNYTTTYFRNLLKDEPTTSLGPDSCNHDTLTAMEPTIVPCS, from the exons ATGTCGCTGTATATGGCCATTTTATTGATGGCATTAGGAGGTGTTTTGCTTCATGGTAACAGAGGATTAACAGTGGAGGGTGCGAATACTGTTAAAGTGCCCCAAGGTAACATTTCGAGGGTAGAAGATGCAGCTTATTTTCATATGTATTATGGAAGCACCTTTAAAGTTATCAAAAATGACCTTGATGGCAAGAGCTATCTTCTCATTCag AATAACTCAAAGATGGCAGCAAAGACCAAATATTGCACATTCAGGATCAAATCATTTGTCATTCCATTATCAAACTTCTCCTTGGATGTTACATACTTTCCAG TTTCTTTCTTCGAG CTTCTGGGACTAATGCCGGCCTTAAAAGGAATGACATCAGAATCGGTAGCTTCTCCATGTCTCCTTAAATTGTACAATGAAGGACAAATTCAAATGCTCAACAACAGTGAACCACAACAATTTTCTCAGTTTACTTCACATTTCATTGGCTATAACACCAATCGACGAACTCAGTCGTGCAACTATGTTACTTTTGTCCCCATTGGCGAGCAATCCCCTCTCCAA AGGGCAGAGTGGATCAAGTACTTGGGAGTTTTTGCCAACTTGGAAGGGAGAGCAAATGCGATTTATGATGCT GTGAAAAGAAATTACATGTGCTTGGTTAATTCTGCAGCAACCAAGAAGCTCAAACCAATAGTGGCGTGGATGGAGTTTACTGAT GGTGCTTGGTCTTTCACAAATGAAGAATACAAGCTAAAG TATATTGTCGACGCAGGTGGTGAGAATTTGGATGAGTCCGTAAACAAAATAACATACAACATATCCTCTATCGAAGAATTGGAACAACTTCATGCTATCTTATGT ACCGTAGATGTGGTGATTGATGCAACATTAACTTCGGACCCTATTGGCTACAACTCAAGCTTTTTTATGCAAAACCTCAATATAGAGGATCAATCATGTTTTTCATTTCTTCCAAATCAAGGCGTGTGGAGACACGATAAACGCGTGTCAACTGAATTGGCACCTG ATTGGTACGATGGAGCAGTGTCCCAACCACAACTAGTCCTTGCGGACCTAATAGAAGTTTTGTTTCCATCAGGAAACTATACAACTACTTACTTTAGAAACCTCCTAAAG GATGAACCGACTACAAGCCTTGGTCCTGACAGCTGCAATCATGATACTTTAACAGCGATGGAGCCAACAATAGTACCATGCTCATAG